Proteins from a genomic interval of Syngnathus typhle isolate RoL2023-S1 ecotype Sweden linkage group LG15, RoL_Styp_1.0, whole genome shotgun sequence:
- the vps36 gene encoding vacuolar protein-sorting-associated protein 36 — MDRFSWSNGFLEINETLVIQQQGVRLYDGDDKAKLDVGNALLSTHRLIWRDAKNHECCISMPLSQILFFEEQAAGIGKSAKIVIHLHPAPANKEQGPYQQSKFSYIKLSFKEHGQIEFFRRLNEEMTQKRWENTPASQPIEIGRGSQAGRTRAVGIVGIERKIEERRKETDKNISEAFEDLSKLMVKAKEMVELSKSIANKIKDKQGDITEDETIRFKSYLLSMGIANPVTRETHGSGTHYHMQLAKQLGDMLLAPLEERGGMMALSEVYCLVNRARGMELLSPDDLLNACKMFEPLKLPLRLRVFDSGVMVVQLQSHSEEEMIASALDNVTEKGSLTAEEFAKLVGLSVLLSKERLLLAEKMGHLCRDDSVEGLRFYPNTF; from the exons ATGGATCGCTTTTCCTGGTCAAACGGttttttggaaataaatgagACTTTAGTTATACAGCAACAAGGCGTCAGATTGTATGATGGTGACGACAAG GCTAAACTAGATGTTGGAAATGCGTTGCTGAGCACCCATCGCTTGATATGGAGGGACGCTAAAAATCAC GAGTGCTGCATTTCTATGCCATTGTCACAAATCTTATTTTTTGAGGAGCAGGCAGCGGGAATAGGGAAGAG TGCAAAGATTGTCATACACTTGCATCCAGCTCCTGCCAACAAGGAGCAAGGTCCTTACCAACAAAGCAAGTTTTCCTACATCAAGCTCTCTTTTAAAGAACATGGGCAGATTGAG TTTTTCAGGAGGCTCAATGAGGAGATGACACAGAAGAGATGGGAGAACACACCCGCTTCGCAACCAATCGAAATAGGACGCGGCTCACAG GCAGGAAGGACACGCGCAGTCGGGATTGTTGGCATTGAGCGTAAAATAGAGGAGAGGAGGAAAGAAACGGACAAAAACATCTCAGAG GCCTTTGAGGATCTCAGTAAGCTGATGGTAAAG GCCAAAGAGATGGTTGAGCTGTCCAAATCCATCGCTAATAAGATAAAAGACAAGCAAGGGGACATAACAGAGGATGAG ACCATCCGCTTTAAGTCCTACCTGCTGAGCATGGGCATCGCTAACCCCGTCACCAGGGAAACACATGGCTCTGGCACACATTACCACATGCAGCTGGCTAAACAACTGGGAGATATGCTCCTGGCCCCTCTGGAG GAGCGCGGAGGCATGATGGCGCTGTCCGAGGTGTACTGTCTGGTCAACCGGGCTCGAGGCATGGAG CTTTTATCTCCGGATGATTTATTGAATGCATGCAAAATGTTTGAGCCCTTGAAACTCCCACTgag GCTGCGTGTATTTGATAGTGGCGTGATGGTGGTCCAGTTGCAGTCTCACAGCGAAGAGGAAATGATCGCCTCAGCCCTGGACAAC GTGACAGAGAAAGGGTCTTTAACAGCAGAGGAGTTTGCTAAACTTGTGGGTCTCTCTGTGCTTCTGTCTAAGGAGCG TTTGCTTCTGGCTGAGAAGATGGGCCATCTTTGTCGAGATGACTCCGTTGAGGGTTTGAGGTTCTACCCAAACACCTTTTGA
- the proser1 gene encoding proline and serine-rich protein 1 isoform X2, giving the protein MDKKSFDIVIDEIKKCVLTDQRIKAIEQVHGYFSSEQVTDILKYFSWAEPQIKAVKALQHKMVAIPTTKVANILNCFTFSKDRIIVLELIALNIADAQNYRPVEDLFRIHLSEKKRARRILEQVCKVGCKAPVAMISSCGMIPGNPYPKGRPSLVTGTFPGIPPLKKEGEKKDDTSMESKGIATRIIGTSKPFPSSYNPHRPVPYPIPPCRPHATIAPSYAKPGNPQNTTPGVTSGPLLIPHGSTPSTPVPPQASPSQPTPITPVFPGMVPSHNSPAPSPSVIKAAPQTPGGHVTPSPSSVIKAHTPSGTPCGTPGPGSGGFSPFHSRPGTPASSHSGAEVLSQMNPMGSTPQRAFAQSTEHPFHSIQAGNHPGSVIRSYTPSESPTTPVIPNRSTPGPSPKPSPAHSAQAQAAVGRPGAMNRQSGGGGGSGSNSPVPSAFKGTSRSGTPSLSPLVAPGSAQAALARSLGLSHPPGSPQVSLASPVAISGLQALSGSPGQPHYPGLSPFPALSSPLAPTSSGNMANPSPNSIFHGLAPNAAANAAASPFALGLTSAPSIFPGLPPGASPAAFTGLGVSGGHGAGSPVLPSFMGLAGAAPSSVASVAPMQAAVVAAAAAAGVPASSPVLPGFASAFSSNFQPGLSSGLQAQGNSAFPGLLSFPGVPGFSPAASPAALHHPAMQPALLQARPTTTLEGLAPQANAFANYPAGPGNPFPLQPGLHPQLGWQ; this is encoded by the exons ATGGATAAGAAGTCATTTGACATCGTCATAGATGAAATAAAGAAG TGTGTCCTGACCGATCAGCGGATAAAGGCCATTGAGCAGGTGCATGGATACTTTTCCAGCGAACAG GTCACGGACATACTTAAATACTTCTCCTGGGCAGAACCTCAAATTAAAGCAGTCAAAGCGCTGCAGCAT AAAATGGTCGCCATCCCCACCACCAAAGTTGCCAACATTCTGAATTGCTTCACCTTTTCAAAGGACAGAATTATTGTCTTGGAGCTGATTGCTTT GAATATTGCAGATGCTCAAAATTACCGGCCCGTAGAGGATTTATTTCGCATACACTTGTCGGAGAAGAAGCGCGCTCGCAGAATTCTGGAACAG GTATGTAAAGTGGGTTGCAAAGCTCCTGTCGCCATGATCTCATCCTGCGGTATGATACCGGGAAACCCATATCCAAAAGGCAGACCCAGTCTGGTTACTGGCACGTTCCCA GGAATCCCTCCCTTAAAGAAAGAAGGAGAGAAGAAAGACGACACCAGTATGGAGAGTAAGGGGATTGCCACTCGAATTATCGGAACCTCCAAACCA TTCCCTTCAAGCTACAACCCCCACCGGCCCGTGCCCTACCCCATACCTCCGTGCAGACCCCATGCTACCATTGCACCGA GCTACGCCAAACCAGGCAATCCTCAGAACACCACGCCAGGAGTCACCAGCGGGCCGCTGCTCATCCCTCACGGCTCCACGCCGTCCACCCCTGTCCCGCCGCAAGCGTCCCCGTCCCAGCCGACTCCCATCACCCCTGTTTTTCCCGGCATGGTGCCCTCTCACAACTCACCCGCTCCGTCACCGTCTGTCATCAAAGCGGCTCCGCAGACCCCCGGCGGCCACGTTACTCCGTCGCCATCTTCTGTCATTAAAGCCCACACCCCCTCAGGTACCCCTTGTGGAACTCCTGGTCCTGGCAGCGGAGGCTTCTCCCCTTTCCATTCCCGACCAGGCACCCCCGCTAGCTCCCACAGCGGTGCCGAGGTCCTGTCTCAGATGAACCCCATGGGCTCAACTCCGCAGAGGGCTTTTGCCCAGTCTACTGAGCACCCTTTCCATAGCATACAAGCAGGTAATCACCCTGGCTCGGTAATCCGCAGCTACACCCCCTCTGAAAGTCCAACTACTCCAGTGATTCCCAATCGTTCAACCCCTGGTCCCAGCCCCAAACCTTCCCCCGCCCATTCCGCCCAGGCTCAGGCCGCCGTGGGTCGGCCCGGAGCCATGAACAGACagagcgggggcggcggcggcagtggcAGTAACAGCCCGGTGCCCTCGGCTTTCAAGGGGACCTCTCGTTCCGGCACGCCCTCTCTTAGCCCTTTGGTGGCACCGGGATCAGCCCAGGCTGCGCTGGCCCGTTCTTTGGGGCTCTCGCACCCACCGGGCTCTCCTCAAGTCTCCCTCGCCAGTCCCGTCGCCATCAGCGGCCTCCAGGCTTTGTCTGGCAGCCCGGGACAGCCGCACTACCCGGGCCTGTCCCCTTTTCCCGCTCTTTCCTCCCCCCTCGCTCCTACGTCATCGGGCAACATGGCGAATCCCTCCCCAAACTCCATCTTCCACGGCCTGGCTCCCAACGCGGCAGCCAACGCGGCGGCCTCTCCTTTCGCTCTTGGCCTGACTTCTGCACCCTCAATATTCCCAGGCCTTCCGCCTGGTGCAAGCCCGGCCGCTTTCACAGGCTTGGGAGTTTCAGGAGGGCACGGGGCAGGGAGCCCCGTGTTGCCTTCATTCATGGGATTAGCAGGCGCCGCTCCATCCTCCGTTGCGTCAGTGGCGCCAATGCAAGCGGCGgtagtggcggcggcggcggcggccggcgtCCCAGCGTCATCGCCGGTTTTACCTGGTTTCGCTTCTGCCTTCAGCTCCAACTTTCAGCCTGG GTTGAGCAGTGGCCTCCAGGCTCAAGGAAACAGCGCCTTCCCGGGTCTGCTGTCCTTCCCTGGTGTCCCGGGTTTCTCTCCTGCCGCCTCCCCTGCTGCTCTCCACCATCCAGCCATGCAGCCTGCCCTGCTGCAG GCTCGCCCGACAACAACTTTGGAGGGCTTAGCTCCTCAGGCCAACGCCTTCGCCAACTATCCCGCAGGACCAGGAAACCCCTTCCCCCTCCAGCCGGGCTTGCACCCACAGTTGGGTTGGCAGTGA
- the proser1 gene encoding proline and serine-rich protein 1 isoform X1, which translates to MDKKSFDIVIDEIKKCVLTDQRIKAIEQVHGYFSSEQVTDILKYFSWAEPQIKAVKALQHKMVAIPTTKVANILNCFTFSKDRIIVLELIALNIADAQNYRPVEDLFRIHLSEKKRARRILEQVCKVGCKAPVAMISSCGMIPGNPYPKGRPSLVTGTFPGIPPLKKEGEKKDDTSMESKGIATRIIGTSKPFPSSYNPHRPVPYPIPPCRPHATIAPSAYNNAGLVSMGGVITANVPPPPYSSAHKVAGYAKPGNPQNTTPGVTSGPLLIPHGSTPSTPVPPQASPSQPTPITPVFPGMVPSHNSPAPSPSVIKAAPQTPGGHVTPSPSSVIKAHTPSGTPCGTPGPGSGGFSPFHSRPGTPASSHSGAEVLSQMNPMGSTPQRAFAQSTEHPFHSIQAGNHPGSVIRSYTPSESPTTPVIPNRSTPGPSPKPSPAHSAQAQAAVGRPGAMNRQSGGGGGSGSNSPVPSAFKGTSRSGTPSLSPLVAPGSAQAALARSLGLSHPPGSPQVSLASPVAISGLQALSGSPGQPHYPGLSPFPALSSPLAPTSSGNMANPSPNSIFHGLAPNAAANAAASPFALGLTSAPSIFPGLPPGASPAAFTGLGVSGGHGAGSPVLPSFMGLAGAAPSSVASVAPMQAAVVAAAAAAGVPASSPVLPGFASAFSSNFQPGLSSGLQAQGNSAFPGLLSFPGVPGFSPAASPAALHHPAMQPALLQARPTTTLEGLAPQANAFANYPAGPGNPFPLQPGLHPQLGWQ; encoded by the exons ATGGATAAGAAGTCATTTGACATCGTCATAGATGAAATAAAGAAG TGTGTCCTGACCGATCAGCGGATAAAGGCCATTGAGCAGGTGCATGGATACTTTTCCAGCGAACAG GTCACGGACATACTTAAATACTTCTCCTGGGCAGAACCTCAAATTAAAGCAGTCAAAGCGCTGCAGCAT AAAATGGTCGCCATCCCCACCACCAAAGTTGCCAACATTCTGAATTGCTTCACCTTTTCAAAGGACAGAATTATTGTCTTGGAGCTGATTGCTTT GAATATTGCAGATGCTCAAAATTACCGGCCCGTAGAGGATTTATTTCGCATACACTTGTCGGAGAAGAAGCGCGCTCGCAGAATTCTGGAACAG GTATGTAAAGTGGGTTGCAAAGCTCCTGTCGCCATGATCTCATCCTGCGGTATGATACCGGGAAACCCATATCCAAAAGGCAGACCCAGTCTGGTTACTGGCACGTTCCCA GGAATCCCTCCCTTAAAGAAAGAAGGAGAGAAGAAAGACGACACCAGTATGGAGAGTAAGGGGATTGCCACTCGAATTATCGGAACCTCCAAACCA TTCCCTTCAAGCTACAACCCCCACCGGCCCGTGCCCTACCCCATACCTCCGTGCAGACCCCATGCTACCATTGCACCGA GTGCGTACAACAACGCAGGCCTTGTTTCTATGGGAGGGGTCATAACGGCCAATGTGCCCCCTCCCCCCTACAGCTCTGCCCACAAAGTAGCAG GCTACGCCAAACCAGGCAATCCTCAGAACACCACGCCAGGAGTCACCAGCGGGCCGCTGCTCATCCCTCACGGCTCCACGCCGTCCACCCCTGTCCCGCCGCAAGCGTCCCCGTCCCAGCCGACTCCCATCACCCCTGTTTTTCCCGGCATGGTGCCCTCTCACAACTCACCCGCTCCGTCACCGTCTGTCATCAAAGCGGCTCCGCAGACCCCCGGCGGCCACGTTACTCCGTCGCCATCTTCTGTCATTAAAGCCCACACCCCCTCAGGTACCCCTTGTGGAACTCCTGGTCCTGGCAGCGGAGGCTTCTCCCCTTTCCATTCCCGACCAGGCACCCCCGCTAGCTCCCACAGCGGTGCCGAGGTCCTGTCTCAGATGAACCCCATGGGCTCAACTCCGCAGAGGGCTTTTGCCCAGTCTACTGAGCACCCTTTCCATAGCATACAAGCAGGTAATCACCCTGGCTCGGTAATCCGCAGCTACACCCCCTCTGAAAGTCCAACTACTCCAGTGATTCCCAATCGTTCAACCCCTGGTCCCAGCCCCAAACCTTCCCCCGCCCATTCCGCCCAGGCTCAGGCCGCCGTGGGTCGGCCCGGAGCCATGAACAGACagagcgggggcggcggcggcagtggcAGTAACAGCCCGGTGCCCTCGGCTTTCAAGGGGACCTCTCGTTCCGGCACGCCCTCTCTTAGCCCTTTGGTGGCACCGGGATCAGCCCAGGCTGCGCTGGCCCGTTCTTTGGGGCTCTCGCACCCACCGGGCTCTCCTCAAGTCTCCCTCGCCAGTCCCGTCGCCATCAGCGGCCTCCAGGCTTTGTCTGGCAGCCCGGGACAGCCGCACTACCCGGGCCTGTCCCCTTTTCCCGCTCTTTCCTCCCCCCTCGCTCCTACGTCATCGGGCAACATGGCGAATCCCTCCCCAAACTCCATCTTCCACGGCCTGGCTCCCAACGCGGCAGCCAACGCGGCGGCCTCTCCTTTCGCTCTTGGCCTGACTTCTGCACCCTCAATATTCCCAGGCCTTCCGCCTGGTGCAAGCCCGGCCGCTTTCACAGGCTTGGGAGTTTCAGGAGGGCACGGGGCAGGGAGCCCCGTGTTGCCTTCATTCATGGGATTAGCAGGCGCCGCTCCATCCTCCGTTGCGTCAGTGGCGCCAATGCAAGCGGCGgtagtggcggcggcggcggcggccggcgtCCCAGCGTCATCGCCGGTTTTACCTGGTTTCGCTTCTGCCTTCAGCTCCAACTTTCAGCCTGG GTTGAGCAGTGGCCTCCAGGCTCAAGGAAACAGCGCCTTCCCGGGTCTGCTGTCCTTCCCTGGTGTCCCGGGTTTCTCTCCTGCCGCCTCCCCTGCTGCTCTCCACCATCCAGCCATGCAGCCTGCCCTGCTGCAG GCTCGCCCGACAACAACTTTGGAGGGCTTAGCTCCTCAGGCCAACGCCTTCGCCAACTATCCCGCAGGACCAGGAAACCCCTTCCCCCTCCAGCCGGGCTTGCACCCACAGTTGGGTTGGCAGTGA
- the proser1 gene encoding proline and serine-rich protein 1 isoform X3, with the protein MVAIPTTKVANILNCFTFSKDRIIVLELIALNIADAQNYRPVEDLFRIHLSEKKRARRILEQVCKVGCKAPVAMISSCGMIPGNPYPKGRPSLVTGTFPGIPPLKKEGEKKDDTSMESKGIATRIIGTSKPFPSSYNPHRPVPYPIPPCRPHATIAPSAYNNAGLVSMGGVITANVPPPPYSSAHKVAGYAKPGNPQNTTPGVTSGPLLIPHGSTPSTPVPPQASPSQPTPITPVFPGMVPSHNSPAPSPSVIKAAPQTPGGHVTPSPSSVIKAHTPSGTPCGTPGPGSGGFSPFHSRPGTPASSHSGAEVLSQMNPMGSTPQRAFAQSTEHPFHSIQAGNHPGSVIRSYTPSESPTTPVIPNRSTPGPSPKPSPAHSAQAQAAVGRPGAMNRQSGGGGGSGSNSPVPSAFKGTSRSGTPSLSPLVAPGSAQAALARSLGLSHPPGSPQVSLASPVAISGLQALSGSPGQPHYPGLSPFPALSSPLAPTSSGNMANPSPNSIFHGLAPNAAANAAASPFALGLTSAPSIFPGLPPGASPAAFTGLGVSGGHGAGSPVLPSFMGLAGAAPSSVASVAPMQAAVVAAAAAAGVPASSPVLPGFASAFSSNFQPGLSSGLQAQGNSAFPGLLSFPGVPGFSPAASPAALHHPAMQPALLQARPTTTLEGLAPQANAFANYPAGPGNPFPLQPGLHPQLGWQ; encoded by the exons ATGGTCGCCATCCCCACCACCAAAGTTGCCAACATTCTGAATTGCTTCACCTTTTCAAAGGACAGAATTATTGTCTTGGAGCTGATTGCTTT GAATATTGCAGATGCTCAAAATTACCGGCCCGTAGAGGATTTATTTCGCATACACTTGTCGGAGAAGAAGCGCGCTCGCAGAATTCTGGAACAG GTATGTAAAGTGGGTTGCAAAGCTCCTGTCGCCATGATCTCATCCTGCGGTATGATACCGGGAAACCCATATCCAAAAGGCAGACCCAGTCTGGTTACTGGCACGTTCCCA GGAATCCCTCCCTTAAAGAAAGAAGGAGAGAAGAAAGACGACACCAGTATGGAGAGTAAGGGGATTGCCACTCGAATTATCGGAACCTCCAAACCA TTCCCTTCAAGCTACAACCCCCACCGGCCCGTGCCCTACCCCATACCTCCGTGCAGACCCCATGCTACCATTGCACCGA GTGCGTACAACAACGCAGGCCTTGTTTCTATGGGAGGGGTCATAACGGCCAATGTGCCCCCTCCCCCCTACAGCTCTGCCCACAAAGTAGCAG GCTACGCCAAACCAGGCAATCCTCAGAACACCACGCCAGGAGTCACCAGCGGGCCGCTGCTCATCCCTCACGGCTCCACGCCGTCCACCCCTGTCCCGCCGCAAGCGTCCCCGTCCCAGCCGACTCCCATCACCCCTGTTTTTCCCGGCATGGTGCCCTCTCACAACTCACCCGCTCCGTCACCGTCTGTCATCAAAGCGGCTCCGCAGACCCCCGGCGGCCACGTTACTCCGTCGCCATCTTCTGTCATTAAAGCCCACACCCCCTCAGGTACCCCTTGTGGAACTCCTGGTCCTGGCAGCGGAGGCTTCTCCCCTTTCCATTCCCGACCAGGCACCCCCGCTAGCTCCCACAGCGGTGCCGAGGTCCTGTCTCAGATGAACCCCATGGGCTCAACTCCGCAGAGGGCTTTTGCCCAGTCTACTGAGCACCCTTTCCATAGCATACAAGCAGGTAATCACCCTGGCTCGGTAATCCGCAGCTACACCCCCTCTGAAAGTCCAACTACTCCAGTGATTCCCAATCGTTCAACCCCTGGTCCCAGCCCCAAACCTTCCCCCGCCCATTCCGCCCAGGCTCAGGCCGCCGTGGGTCGGCCCGGAGCCATGAACAGACagagcgggggcggcggcggcagtggcAGTAACAGCCCGGTGCCCTCGGCTTTCAAGGGGACCTCTCGTTCCGGCACGCCCTCTCTTAGCCCTTTGGTGGCACCGGGATCAGCCCAGGCTGCGCTGGCCCGTTCTTTGGGGCTCTCGCACCCACCGGGCTCTCCTCAAGTCTCCCTCGCCAGTCCCGTCGCCATCAGCGGCCTCCAGGCTTTGTCTGGCAGCCCGGGACAGCCGCACTACCCGGGCCTGTCCCCTTTTCCCGCTCTTTCCTCCCCCCTCGCTCCTACGTCATCGGGCAACATGGCGAATCCCTCCCCAAACTCCATCTTCCACGGCCTGGCTCCCAACGCGGCAGCCAACGCGGCGGCCTCTCCTTTCGCTCTTGGCCTGACTTCTGCACCCTCAATATTCCCAGGCCTTCCGCCTGGTGCAAGCCCGGCCGCTTTCACAGGCTTGGGAGTTTCAGGAGGGCACGGGGCAGGGAGCCCCGTGTTGCCTTCATTCATGGGATTAGCAGGCGCCGCTCCATCCTCCGTTGCGTCAGTGGCGCCAATGCAAGCGGCGgtagtggcggcggcggcggcggccggcgtCCCAGCGTCATCGCCGGTTTTACCTGGTTTCGCTTCTGCCTTCAGCTCCAACTTTCAGCCTGG GTTGAGCAGTGGCCTCCAGGCTCAAGGAAACAGCGCCTTCCCGGGTCTGCTGTCCTTCCCTGGTGTCCCGGGTTTCTCTCCTGCCGCCTCCCCTGCTGCTCTCCACCATCCAGCCATGCAGCCTGCCCTGCTGCAG GCTCGCCCGACAACAACTTTGGAGGGCTTAGCTCCTCAGGCCAACGCCTTCGCCAACTATCCCGCAGGACCAGGAAACCCCTTCCCCCTCCAGCCGGGCTTGCACCCACAGTTGGGTTGGCAGTGA
- the stoml3b gene encoding stomatin (EPB72)-like 3b, producing the protein MEMEDRMESQRPTGMSKEVLISEKTGSLGCCGWVIVIVVGFFTVVLFPFTIWFCLKIVQEYERAVIFRLGRITDRKPKGPGIFFILPCTDSFVKVDLRTVSFDIPPQEILTKDSVTVSVDGVVYFRVNDPIASVANVSNADFATRLLAQTTLRNVLGTKNLAEVLSDREGIAHSMQSNLDEATDNWGIKVERVEIKDVKLPHQLQRAMAAEAEASREARAKVIAAEGEMNASRALKEASLVISEAPSALQLRYLQTLNTIAAEKNSTIIFPLPMDIISHFMRK; encoded by the exons ATGGAAATGGAGGACCGAATGGAGAGTCAGAGACCGACGGGGATGAGTAAAGAAGTCTTAATAT CTGAGAAGACGGGGTCTTTGGGATGCTGCGGATGGGTCATAGTCATCGTAGTCGGCTTCTTCACTGTAGTACTCTTCCCCTTCACCATTTGGTTCTGTTTGAAG ATAGTTCAGGAGTATGAGCGTGCTGTGATCTTCAGACTGGGGCGCATCACAGACAGGAAGCCAAAAGGACCAG gaATTTTCTTCATTTTGCCCTGCACTGATTCATTTGTCAAAGTTGATCTACGAACCGTTTCGTTCGACATCCCTCCGCAAGAG ATTCTGACAAAGGACTCAGTGACAGTGAGCGTGGATGGCGTGGTGTACTTCCGTGTCAACGACCCCATCGCTTCTGTAGCCAACGTATCCAACGCTGACTTTGCCACCCGCCTGCTGGCCCAAACCACCCTCAGAAACGTCTTGGGCACCAAGAACCTGGCCGAGGTCCTGTCTGACCGAGAGGGCATTGCTCACAGCATGCAG TCAAATCTGGACGAAGCTACTGACAACTGGGGTATCAAAGTGGAACGTGTTGAGATTAAAGATGTGAAGCTGCCCCATCAGCTGCAGAGAGCCATGGCTGCTGAGGCCGAGGCTTCGCGAGAGGCCAGAGCCAAG GTGATAGCCGCAGAAGGCGAGATGAACGCTTCCCGCGCCCTGAAGGAGGCATCGCTGGTCATCTCCGAAGCGCCGTCGGCTCTGCAGCTCCGTTACCTGCAGACCCTCAACACCATTGCCGCAGAGAAGAACTCCACAATCATCTTCCCCCTGCCCATGGATATTATTAGTCATTTTATGCGCAAGTGA